The Burkholderia cepacia ATCC 25416 genome includes a window with the following:
- a CDS encoding putative glycolipid-binding domain-containing protein gives MREVRWASLEDDGVEHLAFDRSGGGIVVESAVVGQRYGRAYGLAYRVECDAHWRVTYAVLKVMGGGTLELRGDGEGHWRDGAGRALPELDGCVDIDIAATPFTNALPIGRLGLARGERRPIDVAYVSTPDLKVTPVKQAYACIEPGRRYRYEGIFRNFTAEMDIDEDGLVIDYETLFRRLPALTGR, from the coding sequence ATGCGTGAAGTGCGATGGGCGTCGCTCGAAGACGACGGGGTCGAACATCTGGCGTTCGACCGGAGCGGCGGCGGGATCGTCGTCGAAAGCGCGGTGGTCGGCCAGCGGTACGGCCGTGCGTACGGGCTCGCGTATCGCGTCGAGTGCGACGCGCATTGGCGGGTGACGTATGCAGTGTTGAAGGTGATGGGCGGCGGCACGCTCGAACTGCGCGGCGACGGCGAAGGCCACTGGCGCGACGGCGCGGGCCGTGCGCTGCCCGAACTCGACGGCTGCGTCGACATCGACATCGCGGCGACGCCGTTCACGAACGCGCTGCCGATCGGCCGCCTTGGGCTCGCGCGCGGCGAGCGGCGGCCGATCGACGTCGCGTACGTCTCGACGCCGGACCTGAAGGTCACGCCGGTCAAGCAGGCTTACGCGTGCATCGAGCCGGGCCGGCGCTACCGCTACGAAGGCATCTTCCGGAATTTCACCGCCGAGATGGACATCGATGAAGACGGGCTCGTGATCGACTACGAGACGCTGTTCAGACGCCTGCCGGCGCTGACGGGCCGCTGA
- a CDS encoding metal-dependent hydrolase — protein MTTPNMMPVRRDIRFALPPERAKDWHVQGVPVTHFMNALSLLFPAGERFFMDSVRNYRDRIEDPELKKQVLGFIGQEAMHTREHIEYNDLLQSSGLPAHKLDKRLWTILGWFKKVLPHSMQLAITIALEHYTAILANQLLSGHEHRIDGSVEGYQQMWMWHAMEETEHKAVSYDVWTTVMKPGLGSYLLRTGTMLTTTVFFWTIVFDFHVRLMRAHRREHGKFGGMWRLVKYLYSPKHGVFPSIAREWLDYFRPGFHPWDHDNHQYLQGLDTLLENIDATNARYAAQAAPRRVPLHPVAQA, from the coding sequence ATGACGACCCCGAACATGATGCCGGTGCGGCGCGACATCCGTTTCGCGCTGCCGCCGGAACGCGCGAAGGACTGGCACGTGCAGGGCGTGCCGGTCACGCACTTCATGAACGCGCTGTCGCTGCTGTTCCCGGCCGGCGAACGCTTCTTCATGGATTCGGTGCGCAACTATCGCGACCGGATCGAGGATCCCGAACTGAAGAAGCAGGTACTCGGCTTCATCGGCCAGGAAGCGATGCACACGCGCGAGCACATCGAATACAACGACCTGCTGCAGTCGTCCGGCCTGCCCGCGCACAAGCTCGACAAGCGCCTGTGGACGATCCTCGGCTGGTTCAAGAAGGTGCTCCCGCATTCGATGCAGCTCGCGATCACGATCGCGCTCGAGCACTACACGGCGATCCTCGCGAACCAGTTGCTGTCGGGCCACGAGCACCGGATCGACGGCTCGGTCGAAGGCTACCAGCAGATGTGGATGTGGCATGCGATGGAGGAAACCGAGCACAAGGCCGTGTCGTACGACGTATGGACCACCGTGATGAAGCCGGGCCTCGGCAGCTACCTGCTGCGCACGGGCACGATGCTGACGACGACCGTGTTCTTCTGGACGATCGTGTTCGACTTCCACGTGCGCCTGATGCGCGCGCACCGTCGCGAACACGGCAAGTTCGGCGGCATGTGGCGGCTCGTGAAGTACCTGTACAGCCCGAAACACGGCGTGTTCCCGAGCATCGCGCGCGAATGGCTCGACTACTTCCGCCCCGGCTTCCACCCGTGGGACCACGACAACCACCAGTACCTGCAGGGGCTCGACACGCTGCTCGAGAACATCGACGCGACCAACGCGCGCTACGCCGCGCAAGCTGCCCCGCGCCGCGTGCCGCTGCACCCGGTTGCGCAGGCATGA
- a CDS encoding class II aldolase/adducin family protein, with protein sequence MSSFAHRPDAVKPGGPISDAERRLRVDLAAAYRLVALNGWDDLIYTHLSATVPGEPGHFLINPFGLTFDEVRASNLVKIDLAGNRIGAGEHAVNVTGFALHAAVHAARADAVCVMHLHNTAGIAVSIQRDGLLPASQHALRFHGDLAYHDYEALAFSPAEGARLTASLGAKSAMLLRNHGTLTVGRTVAEAYVLMDTLIKACDIQVRAQAGGGPLVLPDPAVADRTAEQLRDGGAIEGELEWPALLRRLDRIDPSYRD encoded by the coding sequence ATGTCGTCATTCGCACACCGTCCTGATGCCGTGAAACCCGGCGGCCCGATCTCGGACGCCGAACGCCGGCTGCGCGTCGACCTCGCCGCCGCCTACCGGCTCGTCGCGCTGAACGGCTGGGACGACCTGATCTACACGCATCTTTCCGCGACCGTGCCCGGCGAGCCCGGCCACTTCCTGATCAACCCGTTCGGCCTGACGTTCGACGAGGTCCGCGCATCGAACCTCGTGAAGATCGACCTGGCCGGCAACCGGATCGGCGCCGGCGAGCACGCGGTCAACGTGACGGGCTTCGCGCTGCACGCGGCCGTGCATGCCGCCCGCGCCGACGCCGTCTGCGTGATGCATCTGCACAATACGGCCGGCATCGCCGTATCGATCCAGCGCGACGGGCTGCTGCCCGCGTCGCAGCACGCGCTGCGCTTTCACGGCGACCTCGCGTACCACGACTACGAGGCACTCGCGTTCTCGCCGGCCGAAGGCGCGCGGCTGACCGCGAGCCTCGGCGCGAAATCCGCGATGCTGCTGCGCAACCACGGCACGCTGACGGTCGGCCGCACCGTCGCCGAAGCGTATGTGCTGATGGACACGCTGATCAAGGCCTGCGATATCCAGGTGCGCGCGCAGGCCGGCGGCGGGCCGCTCGTGCTGCCCGACCCGGCGGTGGCCGACCGCACCGCCGAACAACTGCGCGACGGCGGCGCGATCGAAGGCGAACTGGAATGGCCGGCGCTGCTGCGCCGGCTCGACCGGATCGATCCGTCGTATCGCGACTGA
- a CDS encoding 4-oxalocrotonate tautomerase, producing MPTFNIQLFEGRTVEQKREFVEAITRVTCETLGCEPGSVDIILTDVKKENWATAGKLWSDER from the coding sequence ATGCCGACTTTCAATATCCAGCTCTTCGAAGGCCGCACCGTCGAACAGAAGCGCGAATTCGTCGAAGCAATCACGCGCGTCACCTGCGAGACGCTCGGCTGCGAGCCGGGCTCGGTCGACATTATTCTCACCGACGTGAAGAAGGAGAACTGGGCGACGGCCGGGAAGCTGTGGAGCGACGAGCGCTGA
- a CDS encoding alpha/beta fold hydrolase has product MARAHEMLTVQSGDVKLAVYVSGSRRAPPLILVHGYPDSAAVWAPIRARLAKRYRVIAYDVRGAGASDAPRRRADYTLERLAGDLKAVADATCGGRPFHLVGHDWGSIQCWEAVTDPAFRGRIASYTSISGPCLDHVFRAKMRLKQSLKSWYIAFFHLPVVPSLVWRLGGAALWPRWLQITERVRAERDPVQLKNALNGMQLYRANFLARARKPRERYAQAPVQILVPVRDRYVTPEMSVDLDRWLGDHVREEIDGSHWVVLRHPDIIASRIDRFASAQERPAVANAAVQRPVSAGRRLNSVS; this is encoded by the coding sequence ATGGCGCGCGCCCACGAGATGCTGACCGTCCAGTCCGGCGACGTGAAACTCGCCGTCTACGTGAGCGGGTCGCGTCGCGCCCCGCCGCTGATTCTCGTGCACGGCTACCCCGATTCGGCGGCCGTGTGGGCGCCGATCCGCGCGCGGCTCGCGAAGCGCTACCGCGTGATCGCGTACGACGTGCGCGGCGCCGGCGCGTCCGATGCACCGCGCCGCCGCGCCGACTACACGCTCGAACGGCTCGCCGGCGACCTGAAAGCGGTGGCCGACGCGACCTGCGGCGGCCGGCCGTTCCATCTCGTCGGTCACGACTGGGGCTCGATCCAGTGCTGGGAGGCCGTGACCGACCCCGCGTTCCGCGGCCGGATCGCGTCGTACACGTCGATCTCGGGCCCATGCCTCGATCACGTGTTCCGCGCGAAGATGCGGCTCAAGCAGAGCCTGAAGTCGTGGTACATCGCGTTCTTCCACTTGCCGGTCGTGCCGTCGCTGGTGTGGCGGCTCGGCGGCGCGGCGCTGTGGCCGCGCTGGCTGCAGATCACCGAACGCGTGCGTGCCGAGCGCGATCCCGTGCAACTGAAGAATGCGCTGAACGGCATGCAGCTTTACCGCGCGAACTTCCTTGCGCGGGCGCGCAAACCCCGCGAACGATATGCGCAGGCGCCGGTGCAGATCCTCGTGCCGGTGCGCGACCGCTACGTGACGCCCGAAATGTCGGTCGACCTCGACCGCTGGCTCGGCGACCACGTGCGCGAGGAAATCGACGGCAGCCACTGGGTCGTGCTGCGCCACCCCGACATCATCGCGTCTCGGATCGACCGCTTCGCGTCCGCGCAGGAGCGGCCGGCCGTCGCGAACGCCGCGGTTCAGCGGCCCGTCAGCGCCGGCAGGCGTCTGAACAGCGTCTCGTAG
- a CDS encoding SDR family NAD(P)-dependent oxidoreductase, giving the protein MRDFANKVAAITGAGSGMGRSLAIQLAQAGCHVSLADKNGVGLAETERIVRTIAPNVRVSTRVLDVGERDAMFAWADDTAKEHGKVNLIFNNAGVALSSTIEGMDYNDLEWIVNINFWGVVHGTKAFLPYLKASGDGHVINTSSLFGIFAQPGMSGYNATKFAVRGFTESLRQELDMMKCGVSATCVHPGGIRTNIAQASRVSKNMVGFMVASEQQGRDTFEKFFITTADDAARTILAGVRKNKRRVLIGRDAKAGDWMARVLPSAYQALVVFATRREAARARRDAARGTPAPAPLHATYNNAGNQGGEQS; this is encoded by the coding sequence ATGAGAGATTTCGCCAACAAGGTCGCCGCGATCACCGGTGCCGGCTCGGGCATGGGCCGCTCGCTCGCGATCCAGCTCGCACAGGCAGGCTGCCACGTGTCGCTCGCCGACAAGAACGGCGTGGGCCTTGCCGAAACCGAACGGATCGTCCGTACGATCGCGCCGAACGTGCGTGTCTCGACGCGCGTGCTCGACGTCGGCGAGCGCGATGCGATGTTCGCGTGGGCCGACGACACCGCAAAAGAACACGGCAAGGTCAACCTGATCTTCAACAACGCGGGCGTTGCGCTGTCGAGCACGATCGAGGGGATGGACTACAACGATCTCGAGTGGATCGTGAACATCAATTTCTGGGGCGTCGTGCACGGCACGAAGGCATTCCTGCCGTACCTGAAGGCATCGGGAGACGGCCACGTGATCAACACGTCGAGCCTGTTCGGGATCTTCGCGCAACCGGGCATGAGCGGCTACAACGCGACCAAGTTCGCGGTACGCGGCTTCACCGAATCGCTGCGCCAGGAACTCGACATGATGAAGTGCGGCGTATCGGCGACCTGCGTGCATCCGGGCGGCATCCGCACGAACATCGCGCAGGCGAGCCGCGTGTCGAAAAACATGGTCGGCTTCATGGTCGCGAGCGAGCAGCAAGGCCGCGACACGTTCGAGAAGTTCTTCATCACGACCGCCGACGATGCCGCGCGCACGATCCTCGCGGGCGTGCGCAAGAACAAGCGCCGCGTGCTGATCGGCCGCGACGCGAAGGCCGGCGACTGGATGGCGCGCGTGCTGCCGTCCGCGTACCAGGCGCTCGTCGTGTTCGCGACGCGCCGCGAGGCCGCCCGCGCGCGCCGTGACGCCGCCCGCGGCACGCCGGCGCCCGCGCCGCTGCATGCCACCTACAACAACGCAGGCAATCAGGGAGGAGAACAATCATGA
- a CDS encoding NAD-glutamate dehydrogenase has protein sequence MEAKHEEVVAHLLSDVVEFARGRLPEATFRIVEPFLRHYYDFADADDLQSRSIADLYGAAMAHWQTAQKFVPGSERLRVYNPILEQHGWHSDHTVIEIVNDDMPFLVDSVTMAVNRLGLALHSALHPVFRIWRGADGGIERVDAGGATPGDGQSQLASFIHFEVDRCGDAALLNTLRNDIAHVLGDVRASVEDWPKIVDIARATIKEMKARESTAEDIEARAFLEWMAADHFTFLGQRDYALVSDGTGFGLRGIEGTGFGILRESLRTSGAPDVTPLPQAAADIITGPWPIFLTKANSRATVHRPGYLDYVGVKLVGADGKVTGERRFIGLYTSTSYFGSYTEIPIVRRKCANIVRRAGFLPKGHLGKSLVTVLETYPRDELFQADEDQLYDIALGILRLQEHQRTRLFVRRDRFDRFVSCLVFVPRDKYNTDLRRRIAKLLVDAYNGVTVEFTPLLSESAIARIHFVVHAEPGTMPDVDTRELETRLVQVTRRWQDDLADALLDAFGEEQGNRLLQRYADSFPAGYRDDYPARTAVRDIELIERVKDSGQLAMNLYRPIEAEARAFRFKVYRAGDPIALSRSLPMLEHLGVRVDEERPYRIQTQDAAHAWVHDFGLELADDTEFDIERVKGLFEDAFDQIWSGRIENDDFNRLVLRAHLSAREVTILRAYAKYLRQVGSTFSDAYIERALTGNPAIARQLVELFLLRFDPATGDTRDVQAERLLKAIESALDQVPNLDEDRILRQFLGVINATERTNYFLVDANGESKPYLSFKFNPAKVPGLPEPKPMFEIWVYSPRVEGVHLRGGRVARGGLRWSDRREDFRTEVLGLMKAQMVKNVVIVPVGSKGGFVVKNPPPPSDREAWMREGIACYQTFLRGLLDLTDNLAGNAIVPPPDVVRHDPDDPYLVVAADKGTATFSDYANAISHEYGFWLDDAFASGGSVGYDHKKMAITARGAWESVKRHFREMGIDTQTTDFTVVGVGDMSGDVFGNGMLLSPHIRLVAAFDHRHVFLDPNPDPATSFAERARMFALERSSWADYDPAAISAGGGVYPRTAKTIPLSPAVQAALGIDAHALPPAELIRAILQAPVDLLYNGGIGTYVKAARETHLQVGDRANDAVRVNGADLRCKVVGEGGNLGCTQFGRIEFAQRGGRINTDAIDNSAGVDCSDHEVNIKILLGLVVSDGEMTEKQRNALLAEMTDEVGLLVLRDNYYQTQALSIAGRYAVELLDAEARLMRWLERAGRLNRVIEFLPTDDEVAERQAAKLGLTSPERAVLLAYSKMWLYDALLESDVPEDPLVAAMLVDYFPKPLQQRFSEPMRRHPLRREILATHLTNALVNRVGCAFVHRLMEETDAKPGDIVRACIMARDVFDLDAVWRDIDALDNRVADDVQARMFVDVARLLERAALWFLRHLQSGAVADGGVAELIARCRDAAERLAPQLPSLLPADDLEALSERQRVLVEAGVDSALAVRVASGDISAALLDIAEVAATSNRSLELVAGVYFSLGTLLNYSWIGERAATLPTPTHWDMLARAAALAEVARLKRTLASSALAESPDSTTPETIVGAWRARREAALARYEHLLADLRASGGASLAVLLVVVREMAVLERA, from the coding sequence ATGGAAGCGAAGCACGAGGAAGTCGTCGCACATCTGCTCTCGGACGTCGTCGAATTCGCGCGCGGGCGCCTGCCCGAAGCCACGTTCCGGATCGTCGAACCCTTCCTGCGTCATTACTACGATTTCGCCGATGCCGACGATCTGCAGAGCCGCAGCATCGCCGATCTCTACGGCGCCGCGATGGCGCACTGGCAGACCGCCCAGAAATTCGTGCCCGGCAGCGAACGGCTGCGCGTGTACAACCCGATCCTCGAACAGCACGGCTGGCATTCCGACCACACGGTCATCGAGATCGTCAACGACGACATGCCGTTCCTCGTCGATTCGGTGACGATGGCCGTCAACCGCCTCGGGCTCGCGCTGCATTCGGCACTGCACCCGGTGTTCCGCATCTGGCGCGGCGCCGACGGCGGCATCGAGCGCGTCGATGCGGGCGGCGCGACGCCCGGCGACGGCCAGTCGCAGCTCGCGTCGTTCATCCATTTCGAAGTCGATCGCTGCGGCGATGCCGCGCTGCTCAACACCTTGCGCAACGACATCGCGCACGTGCTCGGCGACGTGCGCGCATCGGTGGAAGACTGGCCGAAGATCGTCGACATCGCCCGCGCGACGATCAAGGAGATGAAGGCGCGCGAATCGACCGCGGAAGACATCGAGGCGCGCGCGTTCCTCGAATGGATGGCCGCCGATCACTTCACGTTCCTCGGCCAGCGCGACTACGCGCTCGTGTCCGACGGCACGGGCTTCGGGCTGCGCGGCATCGAGGGCACCGGCTTCGGCATCCTGCGCGAATCGCTGCGCACGTCCGGCGCCCCCGACGTCACGCCGCTGCCGCAGGCCGCCGCCGACATCATCACCGGCCCCTGGCCGATCTTCCTGACCAAGGCGAATTCGCGCGCGACCGTGCACCGGCCCGGCTATCTCGACTACGTCGGCGTGAAACTCGTCGGCGCCGACGGCAAGGTCACCGGCGAGCGCCGCTTCATCGGGCTCTACACGTCGACCTCCTATTTCGGTTCGTATACCGAGATCCCGATCGTGCGCCGCAAGTGCGCGAACATCGTGCGGCGCGCGGGCTTCCTGCCGAAGGGGCATCTCGGCAAGTCGCTCGTGACGGTGCTCGAAACCTATCCGCGCGACGAACTGTTCCAGGCCGACGAAGACCAGCTCTACGACATCGCGCTTGGCATCCTGCGGCTGCAGGAACACCAGCGCACGCGCCTGTTCGTGCGGCGCGACCGCTTCGACCGCTTCGTGTCGTGCCTCGTGTTCGTGCCGCGCGACAAGTACAACACCGACCTGCGCCGGCGCATCGCGAAACTGCTTGTCGATGCGTACAACGGCGTGACCGTCGAATTCACGCCGCTGCTGTCGGAATCGGCGATCGCGCGCATTCATTTCGTCGTGCATGCGGAACCGGGCACGATGCCCGACGTCGACACGCGCGAGCTCGAAACGCGGCTCGTGCAGGTCACGCGCCGCTGGCAGGACGATCTCGCCGACGCGCTGCTCGACGCCTTCGGCGAAGAGCAAGGCAACCGGCTGCTGCAGCGCTATGCCGATTCGTTCCCGGCCGGCTACCGCGACGACTATCCGGCGCGCACGGCCGTGCGCGACATCGAGCTGATCGAGCGGGTGAAGGATTCGGGGCAGCTCGCGATGAACCTGTACCGGCCGATCGAGGCGGAAGCGCGTGCGTTCCGCTTCAAGGTCTATCGCGCGGGCGACCCGATCGCGCTATCGCGCAGCCTGCCGATGCTCGAGCATCTCGGCGTGCGCGTGGACGAGGAGCGGCCGTACCGGATCCAGACGCAGGACGCCGCGCATGCGTGGGTGCACGACTTCGGCCTCGAGCTCGCGGACGACACCGAATTCGACATCGAGCGCGTGAAAGGCCTGTTCGAGGATGCGTTCGACCAGATCTGGAGCGGCCGGATCGAGAACGACGACTTCAACCGCCTCGTGCTGCGCGCCCATCTGAGTGCGCGCGAAGTGACGATCCTGCGCGCGTATGCGAAGTATCTGCGGCAAGTCGGCTCGACCTTCAGCGACGCGTATATCGAGCGCGCGCTGACCGGCAACCCGGCGATCGCACGGCAGCTCGTCGAGCTGTTCCTGCTGCGCTTCGACCCGGCCACCGGCGACACGCGCGACGTGCAGGCCGAGCGGCTGCTGAAGGCGATCGAAAGTGCGCTCGACCAGGTGCCGAACCTCGACGAAGACCGCATCCTGCGGCAGTTCCTCGGCGTGATCAACGCGACCGAGCGCACGAACTACTTCCTCGTCGACGCAAACGGCGAATCGAAACCGTACCTGTCGTTCAAGTTCAATCCGGCGAAGGTGCCCGGGCTGCCCGAGCCGAAGCCGATGTTCGAGATCTGGGTGTATTCGCCGCGCGTCGAGGGCGTGCACCTGCGCGGCGGGCGCGTCGCGCGCGGCGGCCTGCGCTGGTCGGATCGCCGCGAGGATTTCCGCACCGAAGTGCTCGGGCTGATGAAGGCGCAGATGGTGAAGAACGTCGTGATCGTGCCGGTCGGCTCGAAAGGCGGCTTCGTCGTGAAGAACCCGCCGCCGCCGAGCGATCGCGAAGCGTGGATGCGCGAAGGCATCGCGTGTTACCAGACCTTCCTGCGCGGCCTGCTCGACCTGACCGACAACCTGGCCGGCAACGCGATCGTGCCGCCGCCCGACGTGGTGCGGCACGACCCCGACGATCCGTACCTGGTGGTCGCCGCCGACAAGGGCACGGCCACCTTCTCCGACTACGCGAACGCGATCTCGCACGAATACGGCTTCTGGCTCGACGACGCGTTCGCGTCCGGCGGCTCGGTCGGCTACGACCACAAGAAGATGGCGATCACCGCGCGCGGCGCGTGGGAATCGGTCAAGCGCCACTTCCGCGAGATGGGCATCGATACGCAGACGACCGACTTCACAGTAGTCGGCGTCGGCGACATGTCGGGCGACGTGTTCGGCAACGGGATGCTGCTGTCGCCGCATATCCGGCTCGTCGCCGCGTTCGATCACCGGCACGTGTTCCTCGACCCGAACCCCGATCCCGCGACGAGCTTCGCGGAGCGCGCACGCATGTTCGCGCTCGAACGCTCGAGCTGGGCCGACTACGATCCGGCCGCGATCTCGGCGGGCGGCGGCGTCTATCCGCGCACCGCGAAGACGATCCCGCTGTCGCCCGCCGTGCAGGCCGCGCTCGGCATCGACGCGCACGCGCTGCCGCCGGCCGAGCTGATCCGCGCGATCCTGCAGGCGCCGGTCGACCTGCTGTACAACGGTGGCATCGGCACCTACGTGAAGGCGGCGCGCGAAACCCACCTGCAAGTGGGCGACCGCGCGAACGACGCGGTGCGCGTGAACGGCGCGGACCTGCGCTGCAAGGTCGTCGGCGAAGGCGGCAACCTCGGCTGCACGCAATTTGGCCGGATCGAGTTCGCGCAGCGCGGCGGCCGCATCAACACCGACGCGATCGACAACTCGGCCGGCGTCGATTGTTCGGATCACGAAGTCAACATCAAGATCCTGCTCGGGCTCGTCGTGTCCGACGGCGAGATGACCGAGAAGCAGCGCAACGCCCTGCTCGCGGAGATGACCGACGAAGTCGGGCTGCTCGTGCTGCGCGACAACTACTACCAGACGCAGGCGCTGTCGATCGCCGGTCGTTATGCGGTCGAGCTGCTCGATGCCGAGGCGCGCCTGATGCGCTGGCTCGAACGCGCGGGCCGCCTGAACCGCGTGATCGAATTCCTGCCGACCGACGACGAAGTCGCCGAACGGCAAGCCGCGAAGCTCGGCCTCACGTCGCCGGAACGCGCGGTGCTGCTCGCGTACAGCAAGATGTGGCTGTACGACGCGCTGCTCGAATCCGACGTGCCCGAGGATCCGCTGGTTGCCGCGATGCTCGTCGACTACTTCCCCAAGCCGCTGCAGCAGCGCTTCAGCGAACCGATGCGCCGCCATCCGCTGCGCCGCGAGATCCTCGCGACGCATCTGACCAACGCGCTCGTGAACCGCGTCGGCTGCGCATTCGTGCACCGGCTGATGGAGGAAACCGACGCGAAGCCCGGCGACATCGTGCGGGCCTGCATCATGGCGCGCGACGTGTTCGACCTCGATGCCGTGTGGCGCGACATCGATGCGCTCGACAACCGCGTCGCCGACGACGTGCAGGCGCGCATGTTCGTCGACGTCGCGCGGCTGCTGGAACGCGCGGCGCTGTGGTTCCTGCGGCATCTGCAATCCGGCGCGGTGGCCGACGGCGGCGTCGCCGAGCTGATCGCGCGCTGCCGCGACGCGGCCGAGCGGCTTGCGCCGCAACTGCCGTCGCTGTTGCCGGCCGACGATCTCGAAGCGCTGTCCGAGCGGCAGCGCGTGCTGGTGGAAGCCGGCGTCGACAGCGCGCTCGCGGTGCGCGTCGCGAGCGGCGACATCTCGGCCGCGCTGCTCGACATCGCCGAAGTGGCCGCGACCAGCAACCGCAGCCTCGAACTCGTCGCGGGCGTGTATTTCTCGCTCGGCACGCTGCTCAATTACAGCTGGATCGGCGAGCGCGCGGCGACGCTGCCGACCCCGACGCACTGGGACATGCTGGCGCGCGCGGCCGCGCTCGCGGAAGTCGCGCGCCTCAAGCGCACGCTCGCGTCGAGCGCGCTTGCGGAATCGCCGGATTCGACCACGCCGGAGACGATCGTCGGCGCGTGGCGCGCGCGCCGCGAAGCCGCGCTCGCACGCTACGAGCACCTGCTCGCCGACTTGCGCGCGTCCGGCGGCGCGAGCCTCGCGGTGCTGCTCGTGGTCGTGCGGGAAATGGCCGTGCTCGAACGCGCGTGA
- a CDS encoding urea transporter, whose protein sequence is MPTARSASPSIDLRILLRGIGQIVLQANALTGALLLAALALTDLRLACAALLGSAAASMTAVLTGAARHDVEQGLHGFNGALAALIAALFAPASLAAVALAPLAAIGAALVQRAMRTPLARWRQCPYSSPCLAVTALWLPFVAPQHATDATAGAALTPSSVTDALLSGVAQTTFAQGAWAGALIVAGLAVASRHAAAFALGGAIVSTVLLLTLGANDALFADGLLGFNGALAALALMSRGPRAALAAAALAALIQWLAMRAGIPVFTAPFALASWVTVAVARRLTFGEPDVVIRTPS, encoded by the coding sequence ATGCCAACCGCCCGCTCCGCCTCGCCGTCGATCGACCTGCGCATTCTGCTGCGCGGCATCGGTCAGATCGTACTGCAGGCGAACGCGCTCACCGGCGCGCTGCTGCTGGCCGCGCTGGCGCTGACCGACCTGCGGCTGGCATGCGCGGCGCTGCTCGGTTCGGCCGCCGCCAGCATGACCGCCGTGCTGACGGGCGCCGCGCGCCACGACGTCGAACAGGGGCTGCACGGCTTCAACGGCGCGCTCGCCGCGCTGATCGCGGCGCTGTTCGCGCCCGCTTCCCTTGCAGCCGTCGCGCTGGCGCCGCTGGCCGCGATCGGCGCGGCGCTCGTGCAGCGCGCGATGCGCACGCCGCTCGCCCGCTGGCGCCAGTGCCCGTATTCGAGCCCGTGCCTCGCCGTCACCGCGCTGTGGCTGCCGTTTGTCGCACCGCAACACGCGACCGACGCGACGGCCGGCGCGGCACTGACGCCGTCGTCCGTCACCGACGCATTGCTGTCGGGTGTTGCTCAGACCACCTTCGCGCAAGGCGCATGGGCCGGCGCGCTGATCGTCGCGGGCCTCGCCGTCGCGTCGCGCCACGCGGCCGCGTTCGCGCTCGGCGGCGCGATCGTGTCGACCGTGCTGCTGCTCACGCTCGGCGCGAACGACGCGCTGTTCGCCGACGGCCTGCTCGGCTTCAACGGCGCGCTCGCCGCACTGGCGCTGATGTCGCGCGGCCCGCGCGCGGCCCTTGCAGCAGCCGCACTCGCCGCGCTGATCCAGTGGCTCGCGATGCGCGCCGGCATCCCCGTGTTCACGGCGCCGTTCGCCCTTGCATCATGGGTGACCGTAGCCGTCGCGCGCCGCCTTACCTTCGGAGAACCCGATGTCGTCATTCGCACACCGTCCTGA